The stretch of DNA AAGCTGTGTCTTCAAGGGAATCTCCTGGTTAGAAGCCGCGTCGTTGTTGATATTTTTGGCTCTGGCCATACGGGTCTAAGCATGGGTGCCAAGCACCATTTCGCGAGTCAGCTTCTAATCGGTTGTGGAAGGAAGTGCTTAGGTGAAAAGCACTTCATCTTCATGGTGGTGTTTTTGGATTCAAAAGTTGGGTCTATCCAGCCATCTGAACCCGTAGATGGCTTAGATACGTGCAGCTTGATTACATACATGAGTACCTATGTTTTTGGGTACTCATGTATGTAGGTGCAGCATGACTTAAGTTGTAGGCCGCTGTCAACCTCGCTTCTGGAATCGGTAGAATGGCCGGACAGGCTTACAGAGGATTCAGCTTGGCATTGCAGGATCAGATCTCCGTCACAGGAGCCGACCTGCCACTCACGGTGCAGCTTGTCCTACTCGCATGAACTATTTCTGGTAGAACTCGGGAAGAAGCTCCGGCAGATGCGCATCGACCGTGGATGGTCTCTGCGCGACATGATCGCGCAGCATGGTTTTCATCTCGCTCACTGGCAAGGGTTTGAAAAGGGCAAAGGCATTTCTGTCCGCTCCCTGCTGCGTCTTTGTGATGTTTTCAACGTTTCACTGGAAGACTTGATTGCGGGTCTAGGCAGGAGTTCTTCGAGCGACCAGAGCGATCCAGCTGCGCCAGAGACCTTGCCCATAAGAAAGCAAGCCACAAAGAAGAACGCCAAAGCTAAGACTGTTCGATCTGATTCCTGAGCAGCTCCAGCTGTTCTGCATCGCAGATCTGCGCGCTTGTGACCTCCGCATCGAATACCGGAACGCCGTCGAGAACCAGATGGTCCAGGAACTGGTGCATCGCTTCGATGATCGCTGCCGCGCGCGGCTCGGCCACAGTAAAGCACGACGTGATACGACAGTAAGACATCTGGCCTTTGACAAGCGCTCTGGAGATTTGCCGGTATTGCAGTCGTACATGTTTGCTCACCACGGCTCAGCCGCTCAACGTGTTCTCCCCTTGTAAGCTGATAATTTGGTGCTGGCTGTAACACTTCGGTTCCCGGCATGACCCATTGGTATCCCTCTCCAAGCCGAGTGGGTCATTACCAAAAAGGCTGTGGAGCGACATAATGCACGTTGGTGAGGTCGATCAACCGGCTTCCATCCTGCAACTTGCCCCCATTCTCAAGTTTCATCTGATTGGCCCTAGGCCAAGTCGGCTCACCCCGTGCCCCCGGGGTATCCTGCGTCAATGTGTTGCCAGGAAGGTCAAGGTTTGCTGGCCGTGTCTCTCTGCTCCGGTTCCTGTGCTGCCCACCCATGCCATCGTGCTCCGTAAGGAGAAGGGTTCTGGAGCTCTACTTCAGCGCGGCGAGTACCTGGGTCAGT from Granulicella tundricola MP5ACTX9 encodes:
- a CDS encoding helix-turn-helix domain-containing protein, whose protein sequence is MRIDRGWSLRDMIAQHGFHLAHWQGFEKGKGISVRSLLRLCDVFNVSLEDLIAGLGRSSSSDQSDPAAPETLPIRKQATKKNAKAKTVRSDS